From candidate division WOR-3 bacterium, the proteins below share one genomic window:
- a CDS encoding polysaccharide deacetylase family protein, whose protein sequence is MNGSQEHIWPDDYKFALGLSHDVDETKKTYQYLTHFLKTLRPYHILSFFSKKEPYWNFENIMDLEEKYKVRSTFFFLNEKKRLDLKRPSEIFSTIGRANFLEEKIIEVINLLHNNNWEIGLHGSYDSYKDKELMKKEKKLLEEIIGNPVIGVRQHYLNLKIPKTWMIQKELGFHYDASYGSNNDIGFPDNKYFPVRPFNDDFVVVPLTLMDYVLFSKIKTFDDQLNECRKLIECIREKGGVMVILWHLRVFNEDEFPKAMRVYEEIIKIALDQGGWVTSLDKIVEFYTMNSTI, encoded by the coding sequence TAGGTCTAAGCCATGATGTAGATGAAACAAAAAAGACCTATCAATATCTCACCCATTTTCTAAAAACCCTCAGACCCTATCATATTCTTTCATTTTTCAGTAAAAAAGAACCTTACTGGAACTTTGAAAACATAATGGACTTAGAAGAAAAGTATAAAGTTCGTTCTACATTTTTTTTCTTAAATGAAAAAAAGCGTTTAGATCTGAAACGACCTTCTGAAATTTTCTCCACCATTGGAAGGGCAAATTTCTTGGAAGAGAAAATTATTGAGGTTATTAATCTCCTGCATAATAATAATTGGGAAATTGGCTTGCACGGTTCTTATGATTCCTATAAAGACAAGGAACTCATGAAAAAAGAAAAGAAACTCCTTGAGGAGATAATCGGTAATCCAGTGATTGGAGTACGCCAGCATTATCTCAATCTTAAAATCCCAAAAACCTGGATGATACAAAAGGAGCTTGGATTCCATTATGACGCAAGTTATGGTTCAAATAACGATATCGGTTTTCCTGATAATAAATATTTTCCAGTAAGACCTTTTAATGATGATTTCGTTGTAGTCCCCCTAACTTTAATGGATTATGTGTTATTCAGTAAGATAAAGACTTTTGACGACCAACTTAATGAATGTAGAAAATTGATAGAATGTATCAGAGAAAAGGGTGGGGTAATGGTTATTCTGTGGCACCTGCGGGTATTCAATGAAGATGAATTCCCCAAGGCAATGCGTGTTTATGAAGAAATTATAAAAATTGCTTTAGACCAGGGTGGGTGGGTTACATCTTTAGATAAAATAGTTGAATTCTACACAATGAATTCAACAATATGA